The proteins below come from a single Mucilaginibacter mali genomic window:
- the guaB gene encoding IMP dehydrogenase has translation MHPPDSSKFVAEGLTYDDVLLIPAYSEVLPREVNTQSQLTKKIRLNVPIISAAMDTVTESKMAIAIAQGGGIGMLHKNMTIKAQAEEVRKVKRSESGMIQDPVTLHESAVVADALKIMRDHSIGGIPVVDDNGKLKGIITNRDMRFQKDMTLAISGVMTSQNLITAPKGTTLPQAQEILQSHKIEKLPVVDEAGKLIGLITYRDIQKLKNYPTACKDEHGRLRVGAAVGVTADTMDRVDALVKAGVDVIAIDTAHGHSKGVINQLKEVKAKYPDLQVIAGNIATGDAARALAQAGADAVKVGIGPGSICTTRIIAGVGVPQLYAVYECAQALKGTGIPVIADGGIKHTGDIAKAIAAGASTIMAGSLFAGVEESPGETIIYEGRRFKSYRGMGSIEAMEQGSKDRYFQDVEDDIKKLVPEGIVGRVPYKGTLAEVMYQYVGGLRASMGYCGAKDIEALQQAQFVRITASGIRESHPHDITITKEAPNYTR, from the coding sequence ATGCACCCACCAGATTCCTCAAAATTTGTTGCCGAAGGTTTAACGTACGATGACGTATTGCTTATTCCGGCGTATTCAGAAGTTTTACCGCGCGAGGTAAATACCCAATCACAACTTACTAAAAAGATCAGGTTAAACGTGCCCATCATATCTGCGGCAATGGATACTGTAACCGAATCTAAAATGGCTATTGCTATAGCACAAGGGGGTGGTATTGGCATGCTACACAAAAACATGACCATTAAAGCGCAAGCCGAGGAAGTGCGTAAGGTAAAACGTTCGGAAAGCGGTATGATCCAGGATCCCGTTACCTTGCACGAAAGCGCCGTTGTGGCCGATGCGCTTAAAATTATGCGCGATCATAGCATTGGTGGTATCCCCGTGGTTGACGATAACGGCAAATTGAAGGGCATTATCACCAACCGCGATATGCGCTTTCAAAAAGATATGACTTTGGCCATCAGTGGTGTGATGACCAGCCAAAATTTGATCACCGCGCCCAAAGGCACCACCTTGCCGCAAGCACAAGAAATACTGCAAAGCCATAAAATTGAAAAATTACCGGTGGTGGATGAAGCAGGCAAACTAATAGGCCTGATCACATACCGCGATATTCAAAAATTAAAAAACTACCCAACCGCTTGTAAAGACGAGCATGGCCGCCTGCGTGTGGGAGCAGCTGTTGGCGTTACAGCTGATACTATGGATAGGGTAGACGCGCTGGTAAAGGCAGGTGTCGACGTGATCGCTATAGATACCGCTCACGGGCATTCTAAAGGCGTTATCAATCAATTAAAAGAAGTAAAAGCCAAATATCCCGATCTGCAGGTTATTGCCGGTAATATAGCCACTGGTGATGCTGCCCGCGCATTGGCACAAGCAGGTGCCGACGCGGTTAAGGTAGGTATCGGCCCCGGTTCTATCTGCACCACCCGTATTATTGCCGGTGTAGGCGTACCGCAGCTATACGCCGTATACGAATGTGCCCAGGCATTGAAAGGTACCGGCATCCCGGTAATTGCTGATGGTGGCATTAAACATACCGGTGATATTGCCAAGGCTATTGCCGCGGGTGCAAGCACTATTATGGCAGGTTCGTTATTTGCAGGTGTAGAGGAATCACCGGGCGAAACGATTATTTACGAAGGCCGCCGTTTTAAATCGTATCGTGGTATGGGATCAATCGAAGCGATGGAGCAGGGTTCTAAAGACCGTTACTTCCAGGATGTAGAGGACGATATTAAAAAACTGGTTCCCGAAGGTATAGTTGGCCGCGTACCATACAAAGGTACCCTGGCCGAGGTAATGTACCAATACGTTGGCGGCTTACGTGCCAGTATGGGTTATTGCGGTGCTAAAGATATCGAAGCATTGCAGCAGGCCCAATTTGTGCGCATCACCGCTTCGGGTATCCGCGAAAGCCATCCGCATGATATTACCATTACTAAAGAGGCGCCTAATTATACGCGTTAG
- a CDS encoding DEAD/DEAH box helicase, with protein sequence MAAAFDDFKFNKQVLNAIADAGYTEPTPVQQKAIPSILNGQDVMGIAQTGTGKTAAYVLPIIMKLKYAQGEHPRALIVSPTRELAMQIEENIKAYSKYTDLRTVVLYGGLGPKTQIENIKKGVDIIVATPGRFMDIYLAGNIVTKTLQVLVLDEADKMMDMGFMPQINRILEIVPRKRQNLLFSATMSDKVHQLAGNFLEFPTVIEVTPQATPAQTITQKLYYVPNIKTKINVLRSLLDAEENAISKLIVFCKTRTVAEDIYKYLARKYDEKQVKVLHANKGQNTRINSINAFKEDEVKILVATDVASRGIDVSNVSHVINFDVPVVYEDYVHRIGRTGRALQSGEAITFCNPAEVYYMGKIQKLIRQTVDVYPIPDGVFVEQTPYEEKQNQDREIDMQKRKENPDFKGAFHEKKTQNQRKKFDEAKKKADPRTAHAKAAKRQKKKR encoded by the coding sequence ATGGCAGCAGCCTTTGATGATTTTAAGTTTAATAAGCAGGTATTAAACGCCATAGCCGATGCCGGCTATACCGAACCAACCCCTGTGCAGCAAAAAGCCATCCCGTCGATATTGAACGGGCAGGATGTAATGGGTATTGCGCAAACTGGTACCGGTAAAACGGCGGCCTACGTGTTACCCATCATCATGAAGCTGAAATATGCCCAGGGCGAACATCCGCGCGCTTTGATAGTATCGCCAACACGTGAGTTGGCTATGCAGATCGAGGAAAACATCAAGGCTTATTCTAAATATACCGACCTGCGTACTGTTGTGCTATACGGTGGCCTCGGCCCAAAAACGCAAATTGAGAATATCAAAAAAGGTGTCGATATTATCGTCGCCACTCCAGGCCGATTTATGGATATCTACCTGGCCGGGAATATCGTAACCAAAACCCTGCAGGTGCTGGTACTTGACGAAGCTGATAAAATGATGGATATGGGCTTTATGCCCCAAATTAACCGTATACTGGAAATAGTACCCCGTAAACGGCAGAATCTGCTGTTTTCGGCTACCATGTCTGATAAAGTACATCAACTGGCCGGGAATTTTCTTGAATTCCCCACCGTGATAGAGGTTACACCGCAGGCTACCCCTGCGCAAACCATCACACAAAAGCTGTATTACGTTCCCAATATCAAAACCAAGATCAACGTGCTGAGGAGCCTGCTTGATGCAGAGGAGAACGCCATCAGCAAACTAATTGTATTTTGCAAAACACGCACAGTCGCCGAGGATATCTACAAATACCTGGCCCGTAAGTACGATGAAAAACAGGTTAAGGTATTGCATGCCAATAAGGGGCAAAACACCCGTATTAACTCCATCAATGCTTTTAAAGAGGATGAGGTGAAGATACTGGTAGCAACCGATGTGGCATCGCGGGGGATAGATGTAAGCAACGTGAGCCATGTGATCAATTTTGATGTGCCCGTAGTTTACGAGGATTATGTGCACCGTATCGGGCGTACCGGTCGCGCGTTGCAAAGCGGGGAGGCGATAACCTTTTGCAACCCGGCCGAGGTTTATTATATGGGCAAGATCCAAAAACTAATCCGTCAAACGGTGGATGTTTACCCGATACCGGATGGTGTATTTGTTGAACAAACCCCTTACGAGGAAAAACAAAACCAGGACCGCGAGATAGATATGCAAAAGCGTAAGGAAAATCCTGATTTTAAAGGGGCTTTTCACGAGAAGAAGACGCAAAACCAACGCAAGAAATTTGACGAGGCTAAGAAAAAGGCTGATCCACGTACCGCACACGCCAAAGCCGCAAAACGACAAAAGAAAAAACGCTAA
- a CDS encoding PH domain-containing protein, producing MKKSILLGLLFSGLSIASFAQTKPKAKTKATDSVAVISQPLKDLFGEAGMMGMMNSFGPMVSNMAKSMMDAQLEYYKQPGKLEEIAKLNKQYFDALVKEGFTADQALKIVTSDSFLPKGNGVK from the coding sequence ATGAAAAAGTCAATATTACTGGGCCTGTTATTTTCAGGCCTTTCTATAGCATCATTCGCGCAAACAAAACCGAAAGCTAAAACAAAAGCTACCGATTCTGTTGCTGTTATATCCCAACCGTTAAAAGATCTATTCGGAGAGGCTGGTATGATGGGCATGATGAATTCGTTTGGCCCTATGGTTTCTAACATGGCCAAATCTATGATGGACGCGCAACTGGAGTATTATAAGCAGCCGGGTAAGCTGGAAGAAATTGCCAAACTAAACAAGCAATATTTTGATGCGCTTGTAAAAGAGGGTTTTACTGCCGATCAGGCGTTGAAGATCGTTACATCCGACAGCTTTTTACCCAAAGGCAATGGAGTGAAGTAA
- a CDS encoding acyl-CoA carboxylase subunit beta: MDIEFNKNEDVNKHLSFDVSTRLKQIYKGGGEKAAAKQKEKGKMLARERITYLLDKDKPWLEIGAFVADGMYAEHGGCPSGGVVCGIGYVSGRQCVVVANDATVKAGAWFPITAKKNLRAQEIAMENRLPIIYLVDSAGVYLPLQDEIFPDKEHFGRIFRNNAQMSSMGIVQISAIMGSCVAGGAYLPIMSDEAMIVDKTGSVFLAGSYLVKSAIGEDVDNETLGGATTHCEISGVTDYKHPNDQACLDSIRNIMSMTGHSPKAGFDRIKPAAPAKDEKEIYGILPDNREKPYDMMEIIYRLLDNSDFEEYKAGYGQSIICGLGRIDGWAVGIVANQRKVLKSKKGEMQFGGVIYSDSADKATRFIMNCNQKKIPLVFLQDVTGFMVGSRSEQGGIIKDGAKMVNAVANSVVPKFTIVVGNSYGAGNYAMCGKAYDPRLIYAWPSAKIAVMGGTQAAKVLVQMQSAGLKAKGEGIDQQKEDELLKQTTERYNSQTTPYYAAARLWVDGIIDPLETRKVISMGIEAADHAPIEKAFNVGIIQT, from the coding sequence ATGGATATCGAATTCAACAAGAACGAAGACGTTAATAAGCACCTTTCTTTTGATGTAAGTACACGTTTAAAGCAGATATACAAAGGCGGCGGCGAGAAGGCCGCGGCCAAGCAAAAAGAAAAAGGCAAGATGCTGGCCCGCGAACGCATTACCTACCTGCTTGATAAAGATAAACCCTGGCTTGAAATTGGTGCTTTTGTAGCCGACGGCATGTATGCCGAGCATGGTGGCTGTCCATCAGGAGGGGTAGTATGCGGTATTGGTTATGTATCGGGCAGGCAGTGTGTGGTAGTGGCTAATGATGCTACGGTAAAGGCCGGCGCCTGGTTTCCCATCACCGCCAAGAAAAATCTGCGTGCGCAGGAAATAGCGATGGAGAACCGCTTGCCAATCATTTACCTGGTCGATTCGGCGGGAGTTTATCTGCCTTTGCAGGACGAGATATTTCCGGATAAAGAGCACTTTGGCCGTATCTTTCGCAATAACGCACAGATGAGCAGCATGGGTATCGTCCAGATCTCGGCCATTATGGGTTCGTGTGTGGCAGGTGGGGCTTATCTGCCTATCATGAGCGACGAAGCCATGATAGTTGATAAAACCGGATCGGTGTTCCTGGCAGGTTCGTACCTTGTAAAATCGGCTATTGGCGAGGATGTGGATAACGAAACCCTGGGCGGCGCTACCACCCATTGCGAAATATCGGGTGTTACCGATTATAAACACCCCAACGACCAGGCGTGCCTGGATAGCATCCGCAATATCATGAGCATGACCGGGCATTCGCCTAAAGCCGGGTTCGACCGGATAAAGCCTGCCGCGCCGGCAAAAGATGAAAAAGAGATCTATGGTATCCTGCCCGATAACCGGGAGAAACCTTATGATATGATGGAGATCATCTATCGCTTGCTGGATAATTCGGACTTTGAGGAGTATAAGGCAGGATATGGGCAATCAATTATTTGTGGCCTGGGCCGGATAGATGGCTGGGCGGTAGGCATCGTGGCCAACCAGCGTAAGGTGCTGAAATCTAAAAAAGGGGAGATGCAGTTTGGTGGTGTTATCTATTCCGATTCGGCCGATAAGGCTACCCGCTTTATTATGAACTGTAACCAAAAGAAGATCCCGCTGGTATTTTTGCAGGATGTTACTGGCTTTATGGTAGGCAGCCGCAGCGAACAGGGCGGCATTATTAAAGATGGCGCCAAAATGGTGAACGCGGTGGCTAATTCGGTAGTGCCCAAGTTTACCATTGTGGTAGGCAACTCGTACGGGGCGGGCAATTACGCCATGTGCGGCAAAGCTTACGATCCGCGGCTGATCTATGCCTGGCCATCGGCAAAAATAGCGGTAATGGGTGGCACGCAGGCGGCCAAAGTATTGGTACAAATGCAGTCGGCCGGTTTAAAGGCCAAAGGCGAAGGGATCGATCAGCAGAAGGAAGATGAACTGCTGAAACAAACCACCGAACGTTATAATTCACAAACCACGCCATATTACGCCGCTGCAAGGCTTTGGGTAGATGGTATTATCGATCCGCTGGAAACGCGCAAGGTGATATCGATGGGGATAGAAGCGGCCGATCATGCACCGATAGAAAAGGCTTTTAATGTGGGGATAATTCAGACGTAA
- a CDS encoding phosphoribosylpyrophosphate synthetase, translating into MKNYETLVDALNDLNKRGYTANLSMDGNTIDDKSADVHMGAEDFEIDEFYRFEGASNPSDMSILYAISSPKYNLKGALVNAYGTYADDSDSAVQAKLHHYQVSKNLHGSDRPTA; encoded by the coding sequence ATGAAAAACTACGAAACATTGGTCGATGCTTTAAACGACCTGAATAAAAGAGGGTATACCGCCAATTTAAGTATGGACGGTAATACCATCGACGATAAATCGGCCGACGTACATATGGGTGCCGAGGATTTTGAAATAGATGAATTTTACCGTTTTGAGGGGGCAAGCAATCCCTCGGATATGTCTATCCTGTATGCCATATCATCGCCAAAGTATAATCTTAAAGGAGCGTTAGTAAACGCCTACGGTACTTATGCCGATGATAGCGATTCGGCCGTGCAAGCCAAATTGCATCATTACCAGGTAAGTAAAAATTTGCACGGGTCTGACAGGCCCACGGCTTAA
- a CDS encoding type II toxin-antitoxin system VapC family toxin, with the protein MNYLIDTHVLLWAITEKDKLSDTVIEILENGRNNIFVSAISFWEVSLKYSIGKLNITGFLPDQLPGLATEIGFKLVSLSPAESATYHQFTATGHRDPFDGMLMWQAIQQNLILVSKDRSIGQYKSAGLKVIW; encoded by the coding sequence GTGAATTATCTGATAGATACCCATGTATTGCTTTGGGCAATAACCGAAAAAGACAAACTATCAGACACTGTAATAGAAATACTTGAAAACGGAAGGAATAACATTTTTGTAAGTGCGATTAGTTTTTGGGAAGTATCGTTGAAGTACTCAATCGGAAAGCTAAATATTACGGGATTCTTGCCCGATCAATTGCCCGGGCTCGCTACAGAAATTGGTTTTAAATTAGTCTCTTTATCTCCGGCAGAAAGCGCTACCTACCATCAATTTACAGCAACCGGGCATCGCGATCCGTTTGACGGGATGCTGATGTGGCAAGCAATACAACAAAACCTGATTTTGGTAAGCAAGGACAGAAGTATAGGCCAGTACAAGTCTGCGGGATTGAAAGTTATTTGGTAA
- a CDS encoding type II toxin-antitoxin system Phd/YefM family antitoxin, with protein MKSMTVAEFKTHFSEVIDQVKAGEKIEVTFGKSKEVVGYFSGDLQQISAKRKLGILEGKASVTFADDFKMSEDEFLRS; from the coding sequence ATGAAAAGTATGACAGTTGCCGAGTTTAAAACTCATTTTTCTGAAGTAATAGACCAGGTAAAAGCTGGTGAGAAAATAGAGGTAACCTTCGGTAAAAGCAAAGAGGTTGTAGGCTATTTTTCAGGAGATTTACAACAAATATCTGCTAAACGTAAATTGGGAATTTTAGAGGGTAAAGCAAGTGTGACTTTTGCTGATGATTTTAAGATGAGTGAAGACGAGTTTTTAAGGTCGTGA
- a CDS encoding DUF3592 domain-containing protein translates to MGIDTDYLVLIIGTLFLCAGLYQLTRFVKLKKSGIRIKGNICDLVKRDGGEDIGEKMFLVVKFTTGDCRQIIKETNIIAPDGAKYTTADTVNVIYDPRDPENCIIYNQEKIPYIFLFCLIIGIVMLALSLLAIYTNNPDMHYEGEYRLG, encoded by the coding sequence ATGGGTATAGATACTGATTATCTTGTTTTAATAATTGGCACTCTGTTTTTATGCGCCGGACTTTATCAATTGACGAGGTTTGTTAAGTTAAAAAAATCGGGCATCAGGATAAAGGGCAACATTTGCGATTTAGTTAAGCGGGATGGCGGAGAAGACATCGGTGAAAAAATGTTTCTTGTAGTAAAGTTTACAACTGGTGATTGCCGACAAATAATCAAAGAGACAAATATTATTGCGCCCGATGGTGCAAAGTATACTACGGCTGATACCGTTAATGTGATATATGATCCCCGCGATCCAGAAAATTGTATCATTTATAATCAGGAAAAAATACCCTATATATTTTTATTTTGTTTGATTATTGGAATAGTAATGCTTGCACTGAGTTTATTAGCCATATATACTAATAACCCCGACATGCATTATGAAGGGGAGTACAGATTGGGTTAA
- a CDS encoding M16 family metallopeptidase produces the protein MVKFNRFTLNNGLRVLVHEDDTTPMAVLNILYDVGARDEEPEQTGFAHLFEHLMFGGSVNIPSYDEPLQRVGGENNAFTSNDITNYYITLPAENLETAFWLESDRMLSLAFSEKSLEVQRNVVMEEFKQRYLNQPYGDVWLKLRPLVYKKHPYRWATIGEKLEHIEDAQIDAVKAFFKKHYNPQNAIMVVGGNIKTEDIKQMAEKWFGPIPAGEKYHRDLPQEPEQTDERREVVTGKVPLNSVYVAFQADERASDSYYVTDLLSDILARGNSSRLHRTLIKERQLFSEISAYSSGSIDKAMFVVEGKPIEGVSTEEAEAAIWEQLELLKNNPVPAEELTKVKNKTESTLVFSEMSLLDKAMNLAFFELLGDAELMNHEAERYTKVTAQQVQQQANKLFRRENSSTMIYLAEESPIEELVN, from the coding sequence ATGGTTAAATTCAACCGATTTACACTAAATAACGGCCTGCGTGTACTGGTTCATGAAGATGATACCACGCCGATGGCTGTACTGAATATATTATATGATGTGGGCGCCCGCGATGAAGAACCGGAACAAACCGGCTTTGCGCATTTGTTCGAGCATTTGATGTTCGGCGGATCGGTCAACATCCCCAGTTATGATGAACCTTTGCAACGTGTAGGGGGCGAGAACAACGCTTTTACCAGTAACGATATTACCAACTACTACATCACCCTGCCCGCCGAGAACCTGGAAACCGCTTTTTGGCTGGAAAGCGACCGCATGCTGAGCCTGGCCTTTAGCGAGAAAAGCCTTGAGGTGCAACGCAACGTGGTGATGGAGGAGTTTAAGCAGCGCTACCTTAATCAGCCTTATGGCGATGTTTGGCTGAAGTTGCGTCCGCTGGTTTATAAAAAACACCCGTACCGCTGGGCCACCATCGGCGAAAAGCTGGAACATATTGAAGATGCACAGATCGATGCTGTAAAAGCCTTCTTTAAAAAGCATTATAACCCGCAAAATGCCATTATGGTAGTAGGGGGTAACATCAAAACCGAAGATATAAAGCAAATGGCCGAAAAATGGTTCGGCCCGATACCTGCCGGCGAGAAGTACCACCGCGACTTGCCACAGGAACCCGAACAAACCGACGAACGTCGTGAGGTAGTTACCGGTAAAGTACCGTTAAACTCGGTTTATGTAGCCTTCCAGGCCGATGAGCGCGCATCGGATAGTTATTATGTTACCGATCTGCTGTCAGATATACTTGCCCGTGGTAATTCATCCCGCTTACATCGTACGCTGATAAAGGAACGGCAGTTATTCAGCGAGATCAGCGCCTATTCATCAGGTAGTATTGATAAAGCGATGTTTGTTGTAGAGGGTAAGCCAATAGAAGGGGTAAGCACCGAAGAGGCGGAAGCTGCCATTTGGGAACAACTGGAGTTGCTGAAAAACAACCCGGTACCTGCCGAAGAACTAACCAAGGTGAAGAACAAAACCGAATCGACCCTGGTATTTAGTGAAATGAGCCTGCTGGATAAGGCCATGAACCTGGCCTTTTTTGAACTGCTTGGCGACGCCGAACTGATGAATCACGAAGCTGAGCGTTATACAAAGGTCACCGCTCAGCAAGTGCAACAACAGGCCAATAAGTTATTCAGGAGGGAAAATTCATCAACGATGATCTATCTGGCGGAAGAAAGTCCGATAGAGGAATTAGTTAATTAA
- a CDS encoding LOG family protein: MKAICVFCGANFNGDPVLKEAVEQLATVMAARDIALVFGGGKVGVMGLIADTMIANGGKTIGVIPQFLMDKEVGHTGLTELHIVENMHQRKQMMNDLCDGIIMLPGGFGTLEEFFEVLTWLQLGLHQHPVGVLNVNGFYDNLLKQMDVMVEQRFLKQANRDLVITSADPVELVSLMSNFIAKPDEVWFRDRNLT, encoded by the coding sequence ATGAAAGCGATATGTGTTTTTTGCGGCGCCAACTTTAATGGCGACCCGGTATTAAAAGAAGCTGTTGAACAACTGGCTACAGTAATGGCTGCCCGTGATATTGCCCTGGTATTTGGCGGCGGCAAAGTGGGGGTAATGGGTTTAATTGCCGATACTATGATTGCTAATGGTGGTAAGACCATCGGCGTGATCCCGCAATTTTTAATGGACAAAGAAGTGGGGCATACCGGCCTCACCGAGTTACATATTGTGGAAAATATGCACCAGCGCAAACAGATGATGAACGACTTGTGCGATGGCATTATTATGCTGCCCGGCGGCTTTGGTACACTTGAAGAATTTTTTGAAGTACTGACCTGGCTGCAATTGGGCCTGCATCAACATCCCGTTGGTGTGCTGAACGTAAATGGTTTCTATGATAACCTATTGAAGCAAATGGACGTAATGGTTGAGCAACGATTCCTAAAACAAGCTAACCGCGACCTGGTTATCACTTCGGCCGATCCGGTGGAATTAGTAAGCTTAATGAGCAACTTTATAGCTAAACCAGACGAAGTTTGGTTCAGGGACAGGAATTTGACTTAG
- a CDS encoding M16 family metallopeptidase, with amino-acid sequence MLDRTTAPDFKQVDHINLIKPGHVKYNNGCNLFHFNSGDQELVRIEWIFGNLRFNPEKPILNLAVNSMLAEGTTTLTAAQIADKVDYYGAFLQVDYGYDNSNLTLYTLNKHLDKTLPVVYDILNNASFPEKEVATFKKTQQQKLQVGLKKNDVLARRAFNRALYGATLYGYSTEITDYQALDRNDMLAHFKQMYQPSNCTIIVAGKVDDTLLGLMSDTFDANWQDNQAKADTSQPFIRPADERFYFIEKPDALQSAIRMGMPAINRTHADFPALQVLNTVLGGYFGSRLMANIREDKGYTYGIGSAMSSFKQTGAIFIATEVGADVCKAAIAEIEKEVNLLKTELIAEEELALVRNYMLGSLLGSLENVMSHADKFKNIYFSGLGYDYYEYYTQTIKTITAEQLLKLANQYLDYDKFYKTVAGKY; translated from the coding sequence ATGCTCGACAGAACTACAGCGCCTGATTTTAAACAGGTAGATCATATTAATTTAATAAAACCCGGCCATGTTAAATATAACAATGGCTGCAACTTGTTTCACTTTAATTCCGGCGACCAGGAGTTGGTGCGGATAGAATGGATATTCGGTAACCTGCGCTTTAACCCCGAAAAACCAATATTAAATTTAGCGGTTAATTCGATGCTTGCCGAGGGTACTACTACATTGACGGCGGCGCAAATAGCCGATAAGGTAGATTATTACGGTGCCTTTTTGCAGGTTGATTATGGGTATGACAACTCAAACCTGACACTATACACTCTAAATAAGCATCTGGATAAAACACTGCCTGTTGTATACGATATTTTAAACAACGCCTCCTTTCCTGAAAAGGAAGTAGCCACGTTTAAAAAAACGCAGCAGCAAAAACTACAGGTGGGCCTTAAGAAAAATGATGTATTGGCCCGCCGGGCGTTTAACAGGGCTTTATATGGCGCTACCTTGTATGGTTACAGCACTGAAATAACCGATTATCAAGCGCTTGACCGCAATGATATGCTGGCGCATTTTAAGCAAATGTATCAGCCATCAAACTGTACAATTATTGTTGCGGGTAAGGTTGATGATACTTTGCTTGGTTTAATGAGCGATACATTTGACGCTAACTGGCAGGACAATCAGGCCAAGGCCGATACATCGCAGCCATTTATTAGGCCTGCGGATGAACGTTTTTACTTTATTGAAAAACCGGACGCCCTGCAATCAGCCATTAGGATGGGCATGCCGGCCATTAACCGCACGCATGCAGATTTTCCGGCTTTGCAAGTTTTAAATACTGTATTGGGGGGCTACTTCGGCTCAAGACTGATGGCCAATATTCGTGAGGATAAGGGCTATACTTATGGCATTGGTTCGGCCATGTCATCGTTTAAGCAAACCGGTGCCATTTTTATCGCTACAGAAGTTGGGGCTGATGTATGTAAAGCCGCCATTGCCGAAATTGAAAAGGAAGTAAACCTGCTTAAAACTGAACTGATTGCCGAAGAAGAACTGGCATTGGTACGTAACTACATGCTGGGTTCGCTGTTGGGAAGTTTGGAGAATGTCATGTCGCATGCCGATAAATTTAAAAATATCTACTTCTCTGGCCTTGGTTACGATTATTATGAATACTATACCCAAACCATAAAAACCATCACCGCCGAACAGTTATTGAAACTGGCTAATCAATATTTGGATTACGATAAATTTTATAAAACAGTGGCTGGGAAATATTAA